The Equus quagga isolate Etosha38 chromosome 2, UCLA_HA_Equagga_1.0, whole genome shotgun sequence genome has a window encoding:
- the CLRN3 gene encoding clarin-3, whose protein sequence is MPTTEKTLMFLASFLANLASFIVICSVLGTQEWMSSAIAVSDSSSNGSIVITYGLFRGGSTQDGSAGLLEPDKEFEVLGVLKNSSQKTLHVLVIVFLILSLVTSLLSCAFTLYNSISNPYQTFLGPVGVYTWSGLSASLTFVTMMLFVGNIQAKHLSQELIEALYSSYPRSTHKGVTHRYGYSFWLMLLIILLNIVAVVIIIFYQRARYQRKQEQKKPMEYAPRDGILF, encoded by the exons atgCCTACAACAGAGAAAACATTGATGTTCTTAGCAAGCTTTTTGGCAAACTTGGCATCTTTCATCGTAATTTGCTCTGTTCTTGGGACTCAAGAATGGATGAGCAGTGCAATTGCCGTTAGCGACTCTTCTTCAAATGGCAGTATTGTTATCACCTATGGACTCTTTCGTGGTGGGAGTACTCAAGACGGGAGTGCTGGACTTTTAGAACCAGACAAAGAATTTGAAG TTCTAGGGGTATTGAAAAATTCTTCCCAAAAAACTCTGCATGTGTTGGTTATCGTGTTCCTGATCCTCAGTTTGGTCACTTCGCTGCTGAGTTGTGCATTTACCCTCTACAACAGCATCAGCAACCCCTACCAGACGTTCCTGGGACCAGTGGGGGTGTACACGTGGAGCGGACTCAGCG CATCCTTAACTTTCGTGACCATGATGCTGTTTGTGGGGAACATACAAGCCAAACATCTCTCGCAAGAGCTGATTGAGGCACTCTACTCGTCCTATCCAAGATCCACTCACAAAGGAGTAACTCACCGTTATGGATATTCATTTTGGCTCATGCTGCTCATCATTCTTCTAAATATAGTCGCCGTGGTCATCATCATTTTCTACCAGAGGGCCAGATACCAGCGGAAGCAGGAGCAGAAAAAGCCGATGGAATATGCTCCAAGAGatgggattttattctga